A DNA window from Actinomycetota bacterium contains the following coding sequences:
- a CDS encoding ATP-binding protein, translated as MSAGRLILVCGLPGTGKTTLAQRLQREMRAVRLCPDEWMAALGLDLWDSDTRVAIESMQWSVAVAVLRLHGTVVIEWGLWSRVERDHLRIAARQEGAAVELRFLDAPVDVLLERVRERAMEERLGSAAITREHLEQWDAALERPDARELALFDPPDAP; from the coding sequence ATGTCTGCCGGCCGGCTCATCCTTGTCTGCGGACTGCCGGGAACCGGAAAGACAACGCTCGCTCAACGACTTCAGCGCGAGATGCGGGCCGTGCGGCTGTGCCCCGACGAATGGATGGCCGCACTCGGGCTTGACCTATGGGATAGCGATACACGCGTCGCGATCGAGAGCATGCAGTGGTCTGTGGCGGTGGCGGTGCTGCGCTTGCACGGCACCGTCGTGATCGAGTGGGGCTTGTGGTCACGGGTCGAGCGTGACCATCTGCGGATCGCCGCCAGGCAGGAGGGAGCCGCGGTCGAGCTTCGTTTCCTTGATGCCCCGGTCGATGTCCTGTTGGAGAGGGTACGAGAGCGCGCCATGGAGGAGCGACTCGGATCGGCCGCGATCACGCGCGAACACCTTGAGCAATGGGATGCGGCTCTGGAGCGGCCCGATGCGCGCGAGCTCGCGTTGTTCGACCCGCCTGATGCGCCATAA